The Acinonyx jubatus isolate Ajub_Pintada_27869175 chromosome D1, VMU_Ajub_asm_v1.0, whole genome shotgun sequence genome includes a window with the following:
- the LOC106971826 gene encoding LOW QUALITY PROTEIN: 10 kDa heat shock protein, mitochondrial-like (The sequence of the model RefSeq protein was modified relative to this genomic sequence to represent the inferred CDS: inserted 1 base in 1 codon) — protein sequence MELFPRSRGPGVRLRVSLQPRQLQSRVGTAAARVMAGQAFRKFLPLFDRVLVERSAAETVTKGGIMLPEKSQGKVLQATVVAVGSGSKGKGGEXQPVSVKVGGKVLLPEYGGTKVVLDDKDYFLFRDGDILGRYVD from the exons ATGGAGCTTTTCCCACGTTCACGTGGCCCGGGGGTCAGACTGCGGGTCTCACTGCAGCCGCGGCAACTCCAGAGCAGAGTAGGAACTGCAGCGGCCAGAGTCATGGCAGGACAAGCGTTTAGGAAGTTTCTTCCCCTCTTTGACAGAGTTTTAGTTGAAAGGAGTGCAGCTGAAACTGTAACCAAAGGAGGCATTATGCTTCCAGAAAAATCTCAAGGAAAAGTTTTGCAAGCAACAGTAGTAGCTGTTGGATCAGGCTCTAAAGGAAAGGGTGGAG ATCAACCAGTCAGTGTGAAAGTTGGAGGTAAAGTTCTTCTCCCAGAATACGGAGGCACCAAAGTAGTTCTAGATGACAAGGATTATTTCTTATTTAGAGATGGTGACATTCTTGGAAGGTATGTAGACTGA